One genomic window of Haemorhous mexicanus isolate bHaeMex1 chromosome 17, bHaeMex1.pri, whole genome shotgun sequence includes the following:
- the PRPSAP2 gene encoding phosphoribosyl pyrophosphate synthase-associated protein 2, with product MFCVPSTEIGAIMNITKGGLVLFSANSNSSCMELSKRIAERLGVEMGKVQVYQEPNRETRVQIQESVRGKDVFIIQTVSKDVNTTIMELLIMVYACKTSCAKSIIGVVPYFPYSKQCKMRKRGSIVSKLLASMMCKAGLTHLITMDLHQKEIQGFFNIPVDNLRASPFLLQYIQEEIPDYRNAVIVAKSPASAKRAQSFAERLRLGIAVIHGEAQDAESDMVDGRHSPPTAKYVAAIHPSLEIPMLIPKEKPPITVVGDVGGRIAIIVDDIIDDVDTFLAAAETLKERGAYKIFVMATHGLLSSDAPRLIEESAIDEVVVTNTIPHEIQKLQCPKIKTVDISMILSEAIRRIHNGESMSYLFRNIGVDD from the exons ATGTTTTGTGTGCCATCAACTGAAATTGGGGCCATCATGAATATCACCAAGGGTGGGCTGGTGCTGTTCTCAGCTAATTCCAATTCCTCATGCATGGAACTGTCCAAGAGGATTGCTGA GCGCCTGGGAGTTGAGATGGGGAAGGTTCAGGTTTATCAAGAGCCAAACAGAG AAACACGAGTGCAGATTCAGGAGTCTGTGAGAGGAAAGGATGTATTTATCATCCAGACAGTTTCAAA GGATGTGAATACCACGATCATGGAGCTCCTGATCATGGTGTATGCATGTAAAACCTCCTGTGCCAAAAGCATTATTGGAGTGGTTCCTTACTTCCCCTACAGCAAACAGTGCAAGATGAGGAAAAGGGGCTCCATTGTCTCCAAATTGCTGGCCTCGATGATGTGCAAAGCTG gactaACTCATCTTATTACCATGGATCTACATCAGAAGGAAATTCAGGGTTTCTTCAATATTCCAGTTGATAACTTGAGAGCATCTCCATTTTTGCTGCAGTACATCCAAGAAGAG ATACCAGACTACAGGAATGCTGTAATTGTGGCCAAATCTCCTGCATCTGCAAAGAG GGCCCAGTCGTTTGCCGAGCGCTTGCGGTTGGGGATCGCCGTGATCCACGGGGAAGCTCAGGATGCTGAGTCTGACATGGTGGACGGTCGGCACTCCCCTCCCACAGCCAAGTACGTGGCTGCTATCCACCCCAGCCTGGAGATCCCCA TGCTGATTCCCAAGGAAAAACCACCCATCACAGTTGTTGGAGATGTAGGAGGAAGAATAGCTATCATTGTG GATGACATCATAGATGACGTTGACACCTTTCTGGCTGCAGCTGAGACCCTCAAGGAGAGAGGGGCCTACAAGATCTTTGTCATGGCCACCCATGGCCTGCTGTCCTCAGATGCTCCCCGGCTGATTGAGGAGTCTGCTATCGATGAA GTGGTTGTTACAAACACAATTCCACATGAAATACAAAAACTTCAGTGCCCTAAAATCAAGACTGTGGATATCAGCATGATCCTGTCAGAAGCCATTCGCAGGATCCACAATGGGGAGTCCATGTCCTACCTTTTCAGGAATATAGGAGTGGATGATTAA